In one Nicotiana tomentosiformis chromosome 6, ASM39032v3, whole genome shotgun sequence genomic region, the following are encoded:
- the LOC138894250 gene encoding uncharacterized protein → MAVDLDVDELLIMGDSDLIIRQAPGEWETRDIKLISYRQHGEDLNKGFKSVEFRYIPRFHNEVADALATLASMLLYPGNVHIDLLEIQANGDQKRTIRRLASSFFLSGEVLYKRTPDLNLLSGEQEHQEDPQENGSRFRNLRKMCTSVGATPCLLVYGTEAVIPAEDEIPSLRIIVEAKIEDDEWVKTWLEQLTMIDEKWMAAVCHWQLYQQRIARACNKKVWPRKFEVGQLVLRRILPHHKEAKGKFAPNWKGPYIIRRMFLKGALYLGDIKRNDPETSVNADAVKRYYI, encoded by the exons ATGGCAGTTGATCTGGATGTAGATGAATTATTAATCATGGGGGATTCTGATTTGATCATTCGGCAAGCCCCTGGTGAGTGGGAAACTCGAGATATCAAACTCATCTCATACAGGCAACATGGGGAAGATCTCAACAAAGGGTTCAAGTCCGTCGAGTTCAGGTATATTCCTCGATTCCACAATGAGGTAGCTGATGCACTAGCTACTTTGGCCTCAATGCTGCTATACCCGGGTAATGTTCATATTGACCTGCTGGAAATCCAG GCcaatggagatcaaaagagaactaTCAGAAGGCTTGCAAGTAGTTTCTTTTTGAGTGGAGAAGTCCTATACAAAAGAACCCCGGATCTGAATCTCTTGAG cggcgaacaagaacatcaagaagatcctCAGGAAAATGGTTCAAGGTTCAGGAATCTCAGGAAAATGTGCACATCTGTTGGGGCCACCCCCTgcttattggtttatggaactgaagctGTTATACCAGCAGAagatgaaattccctctcttcggattaTTGTTGAAGCCAagatcgaggatgatgaatgggTCAAAACCTGGTTGGAGCAattgactatgattgatgaaaagtgGATGGCTGCAGTTTGCCActggcagttgtaccaacaaagaatagcCCGTGCCTGCAACAAGAAAGTGTGGCCCAGAAAATtcgaagtggggcaactcgttctgagacgtattctcccgcatcataaagaagccaaaggaaaatttgctccaaattggaaaggtccatacattataaGAAGAATGTTTCTGAAGGGAGCACTGTATTTGGGAGACATCAAAAGAAATGACCCCGAGACATCTGTCAATGCAGATGCGGTCAAAAGGTATTACATTTGA